One genomic segment of Acidihalobacter prosperus includes these proteins:
- the ehuD gene encoding ectoine/hydroxyectoine ABC transporter permease subunit EhuD — MLFGLHWDTSGDMLTFAWSILPILLIGLKVTLEATALGFLLALVLGLVFALLQGIRLRLISWPVRFVVEFLRDTPLLVQLFFLFYVLPGFGLSLPAFAIGTIALGAQYSAYCAEIYRAGIEAVGRGQWEAARALDLDRWTTYKDIVLPQAVPRIIPALGTYLVSMIKDAPLLSAITVLDMLAAANIIGGQTYNYLIPLTMVGALFLLTTLVVSYLVHRLDRWLPKSGIPLK, encoded by the coding sequence ATGCTCTTCGGCCTGCACTGGGATACCAGCGGCGATATGCTGACCTTCGCCTGGTCCATCCTGCCGATCCTGCTGATCGGTCTCAAGGTTACCCTGGAAGCCACGGCGCTGGGTTTTCTGCTCGCCCTCGTGCTCGGCCTCGTGTTCGCCCTGCTGCAGGGCATCCGCCTGCGCCTGATTTCCTGGCCGGTGCGCTTCGTGGTCGAATTCCTGCGCGACACCCCACTGCTGGTGCAGCTCTTCTTCCTGTTCTACGTGCTGCCCGGCTTCGGGCTCTCATTGCCCGCCTTCGCCATCGGCACCATCGCGCTGGGCGCGCAGTACAGCGCCTATTGCGCCGAGATCTACCGCGCCGGCATCGAGGCGGTCGGGCGCGGCCAGTGGGAGGCCGCACGCGCGCTCGACCTCGACCGCTGGACCACCTATAAGGACATCGTGCTGCCGCAGGCGGTCCCGCGCATCATCCCGGCGCTCGGCACCTATCTCGTGTCCATGATCAAGGACGCGCCGCTGCTCTCGGCCATCACCGTGCTCGACATGCTGGCCGCGGCCAACATCATCGGCGGCCAGACCTACAACTACCTGATCCCCCTGACGATGGTGGGCGCACTGTTCCTGCTCACCACCCTGGTCGTCTCCTACCTCGTGCACCGGCTCGACCGCTGGCTGCCCAAGAGCGGAATCCCCCTGAAATGA
- the purN gene encoding phosphoribosylglycinamide formyltransferase: protein MSEAPLPRIVVLASGEGSNFEAIVEAVERGAIAARVVALISNRPRAGALARAAHHGIPTRIVDHTGYDGREAFDAALAAAIDAQRPDLVVLAGFMRILTPEFVDRYLGRMLNIHPSLLPRYPGLDTHARALADGAAEHGASIHFVTRELDGGPVVLQGRIAVLADDTPARLAARVQAVEHRLYPEAIAWFVSGRLRLDGDRATLDGNPLYTPRQLEPGEESSSS from the coding sequence ATGAGCGAAGCGCCACTGCCGCGTATCGTCGTATTGGCATCCGGCGAAGGCAGCAATTTCGAAGCCATCGTCGAGGCCGTCGAACGCGGCGCGATTGCCGCCCGCGTCGTCGCCCTGATCAGCAACCGCCCCCGGGCGGGCGCGCTGGCCCGCGCCGCGCACCATGGCATCCCCACCCGGATCGTCGACCACACCGGCTATGACGGGCGCGAAGCCTTCGATGCGGCGCTGGCGGCCGCCATCGACGCCCAGCGCCCCGATCTCGTCGTGCTGGCGGGCTTCATGCGCATTCTCACACCCGAGTTCGTCGACCGTTACCTGGGGCGGATGCTCAACATCCACCCCTCGCTGCTGCCGCGCTACCCTGGTCTCGACACCCATGCGCGCGCGCTCGCCGATGGCGCAGCCGAACACGGCGCCAGCATCCATTTCGTCACCCGCGAACTGGACGGCGGCCCCGTGGTGCTACAGGGGCGCATCGCCGTACTTGCGGACGACACCCCCGCACGGCTGGCGGCAAGGGTGCAGGCCGTCGAACACCGCCTGTATCCCGAAGCGATCGCCTGGTTCGTCAGCGGCCGCTTGCGACTCGACGGCGATCGCGCGACCCTAGACGGCAACCCTCTATACACGCCGCGGCAGCTTGAGCCCGGCGAGGAGTCCTCCTCATCGTGA
- the ehuB gene encoding ectoine/hydroxyectoine ABC transporter substrate-binding protein EhuB, with protein MTSYKKRIASLLTLLSFSLIALPGAHAGGLLEKVEKTGTIKVGIANEIPYGYKGADGKVQGIAPNAAKHVLHEMGVKRIEWVILPFGALIPAVKAGRIDMASASQNVLPERCKQVTFSKVNSSYGEGLLVAKGNPHNIHSYEAFKDNPKLKLGIVTGADELNFAQSMGIPQSQIVMINANSDAIPALQAGRIDAYAATGLTVHNLAKRSPTVVGAEPFTQPIYHGKPTRSYGAFSFRKSDTAFIKRFDEKLAAYQKTEAWARDEMHYGLSHEDVEAARKASTAMLCAGH; from the coding sequence ATGACCTCCTACAAAAAACGCATCGCCAGCTTACTCACCCTCCTCTCCTTCTCCCTCATCGCTCTGCCCGGCGCCCATGCCGGGGGCCTCCTCGAAAAAGTCGAAAAAACCGGCACCATCAAGGTCGGTATCGCCAACGAAATCCCCTATGGCTACAAAGGCGCGGACGGCAAGGTTCAGGGCATCGCACCCAACGCCGCCAAGCACGTGCTGCATGAGATGGGCGTCAAACGCATCGAATGGGTGATCCTGCCCTTCGGCGCCCTGATCCCGGCGGTCAAGGCCGGACGCATCGACATGGCTTCCGCCAGCCAGAACGTGCTCCCCGAACGCTGCAAGCAGGTCACCTTCTCCAAGGTCAATTCCAGCTACGGCGAAGGTCTGCTGGTGGCCAAGGGCAACCCGCACAACATCCATAGCTACGAGGCGTTCAAGGACAATCCCAAGCTCAAGCTGGGCATCGTGACCGGCGCCGACGAGCTCAATTTCGCCCAGTCCATGGGTATTCCGCAGAGCCAGATCGTGATGATCAACGCCAACTCCGACGCGATCCCCGCGCTGCAGGCCGGACGCATCGATGCCTACGCGGCCACTGGTCTGACGGTGCACAATCTGGCCAAACGCAGCCCGACCGTGGTCGGGGCCGAACCCTTCACGCAGCCGATCTACCACGGCAAGCCCACGCGCAGCTACGGCGCTTTCTCGTTCCGCAAGTCGGACACGGCCTTCATCAAGCGTTTCGACGAGAAGCTGGCCGCCTACCAGAAGACCGAAGCCTGGGCCAGGGACGAGATGCACTACGGCCTCTCGCACGAGGACGTGGAAGCGGCCCGCAAGGCCTCTACGGCCATGCTCTGCGCGGGTCACTAA
- the ehuA gene encoding ectoine/hydroxyectoine ABC transporter ATP-binding protein EhuA yields the protein MTQPIVQFQSVDKRFGDFEILKGFDFNIQRGEKVVIIGASGSGKSTVLRILMTLERIQGGEVYIDGTPLWHEPLPGGGSKPAGERYLHRMRTQVGMVFQHFNLFPHMTALRNVIEAPLRVLKLPRAEAEARGRALLERVGLGDKLTAFPAQLSGGQQQRVAIARALAMQPKVMLFDEPTSALDPEMIGEVLGVIRELAEESDLTMLIATHEMRFAREAADRVCFFDQGRILEDGPPSQIFGEPREARTREFLARVDA from the coding sequence ATGACCCAGCCCATCGTACAGTTCCAGTCCGTAGACAAGCGCTTCGGCGACTTCGAGATCCTCAAGGGATTCGACTTCAACATCCAGCGCGGGGAAAAGGTCGTGATCATCGGCGCCTCCGGCTCCGGCAAGTCGACCGTGCTGCGCATCCTGATGACCCTGGAGCGCATCCAGGGCGGCGAGGTCTATATCGACGGCACCCCGCTCTGGCACGAACCGCTGCCCGGCGGCGGCTCGAAGCCGGCCGGCGAACGCTATCTGCATCGCATGCGCACCCAGGTGGGCATGGTGTTCCAGCACTTCAACCTGTTCCCGCACATGACCGCGCTGCGCAACGTGATCGAGGCGCCGCTGCGGGTGCTGAAGCTGCCCCGCGCCGAGGCCGAGGCGCGCGGCCGCGCGTTGCTCGAACGCGTCGGCCTGGGCGACAAGCTGACCGCCTTCCCCGCGCAGCTTTCCGGCGGTCAGCAGCAGCGCGTGGCCATCGCCCGCGCGCTGGCCATGCAGCCCAAGGTGATGCTGTTCGACGAACCCACCTCCGCGCTCGATCCGGAGATGATCGGCGAGGTGCTCGGCGTGATCCGCGAGCTGGCGGAGGAAAGCGACCTGACCATGCTCATCGCCACCCACGAGATGCGCTTCGCGCGCGAGGCGGCCGACCGCGTCTGCTTCTTCGATCAGGGAAGGATTCTGGAGGACGGGCCGCCGTCGCAGATCTTCGGCGAGCCCCGCGAGGCGCGTACCCGCGAATTCCTCGCCCGCGTCGACGCCTGA
- a CDS encoding DUF3108 domain-containing protein: protein MKRLAALPLALLLLLGSAAATTDAATGARDGAYGIPFFTAHYVLKKLGMTVARVTVAFGRENGQLVYRQVTLPAGVIAWFRHDRITEESLLAPGPSPLPFEYRFEHSGDGAPKTAVIRFDRKAGMASGHMQNGDAVRVAIEPGTLDRLSLQLALMQAVAQDRKPLRFTTVETKDKLSHYVFEDLGSASVVTPMGRLETRHLQRLWHAKRIRFDFWLAPSLHELPVKLTQTEEGDDTSLALYLQSVDWH, encoded by the coding sequence GTGAAACGGCTTGCCGCCCTGCCGCTCGCCCTCCTGCTTTTACTCGGCAGCGCCGCCGCGACCACCGATGCCGCGACCGGCGCCAGGGACGGCGCCTATGGCATCCCCTTCTTCACCGCTCACTACGTGCTCAAGAAGCTCGGCATGACCGTCGCGCGGGTGACGGTCGCCTTTGGGCGTGAAAATGGGCAGCTGGTCTACCGCCAGGTGACCCTGCCCGCCGGCGTGATCGCCTGGTTCCGCCACGACCGCATCACCGAAGAAAGCCTGCTCGCGCCCGGCCCGTCGCCGTTGCCGTTCGAATACCGCTTCGAACATAGCGGCGACGGCGCGCCGAAAACGGCCGTGATCCGCTTCGACCGCAAGGCCGGCATGGCTAGCGGGCACATGCAGAACGGTGACGCGGTCAGGGTTGCGATCGAACCCGGCACGCTCGATCGCCTGTCGCTGCAACTGGCGCTGATGCAGGCCGTCGCCCAGGACCGCAAGCCGCTGCGTTTCACGACCGTGGAGACCAAGGACAAGCTCAGTCATTACGTCTTCGAGGATCTCGGCAGCGCCAGCGTGGTCACGCCGATGGGGCGGCTCGAAACCCGGCATCTGCAGCGACTGTGGCACGCCAAGCGCATCCGGTTCGATTTCTGGCTGGCGCCCTCGCTGCACGAACTGCCGGTCAAGCTGACCCAGACCGAGGAAGGGGACGACACCAGTCTCGCCCTGTATCTGCAGTCGGTGGACTGGCACTGA
- a CDS encoding dihydrolipoyl dehydrogenase family protein, with product MSEETYDIAIIGSGPGGYRAAILAALKGRRVAIVEKADWGGCCLNRGCVPKKDWHHTAQLIAASRNFAKRGIAGTLSAGMDAAWEHQEGVVASVQESYVDYMKRLKIATFEGTGRFVDTHTLGIVGRDGDRTLKAEAFVIATGGRAHVPEPFVAEAGKVLTSDMLFDSRPPAGKRVAIVGSGVVATEFAFIFAMLGKEVVWLARSEPLRKIPFSPQARGVLRDALARHDVALRKVSGFAAVDTSGDGVRIKLTDGDKVEVDWVCLGTGRVPYTEGLDLDKVGIECDEHGFVRRNPQLQTSQPHIYAIGDVASPEMTANHALSDATVAVNNIVDGRGQAQDSAWVPLAVYSAVELARLGMDEDAAEDEGLEPAVGFAAFETSPRALGQDDTDGFVRLIGDMDSGALLGGEIVGSEAGELIHLLSLAPDRDTALRWLASGRYNHPARAEELANATETLASKWGLADAILR from the coding sequence ATGAGTGAAGAAACCTACGACATCGCCATCATCGGTTCCGGCCCGGGCGGCTACCGGGCCGCCATCCTCGCTGCCCTCAAGGGGCGGCGCGTGGCCATCGTCGAAAAGGCCGACTGGGGCGGCTGCTGTCTCAACCGCGGCTGCGTGCCGAAGAAGGACTGGCACCACACCGCCCAGCTGATCGCCGCCAGCCGCAACTTCGCGAAGCGCGGCATCGCCGGCACGCTCAGCGCCGGCATGGACGCGGCCTGGGAGCATCAGGAAGGTGTGGTCGCCAGTGTGCAGGAGAGCTACGTCGACTACATGAAGCGGCTCAAGATCGCCACCTTCGAGGGCACAGGCCGCTTCGTCGATACGCACACGCTCGGCATCGTCGGCCGCGACGGAGATCGCACACTCAAGGCCGAGGCGTTCGTCATCGCCACCGGCGGCCGCGCTCACGTCCCCGAGCCCTTCGTCGCCGAGGCCGGCAAGGTACTCACCAGCGACATGCTGTTCGATAGTCGGCCACCGGCGGGCAAACGCGTGGCCATCGTCGGCAGCGGGGTGGTCGCCACCGAATTCGCCTTCATCTTCGCCATGCTGGGCAAGGAGGTCGTCTGGCTGGCACGCTCCGAACCGCTGCGCAAGATTCCGTTCAGCCCGCAGGCGCGCGGCGTGCTGCGCGACGCCCTCGCCCGCCACGACGTCGCCCTGCGCAAGGTGTCCGGCTTCGCCGCCGTGGATACCAGCGGCGACGGTGTGCGCATCAAACTCACGGACGGCGACAAGGTGGAGGTCGACTGGGTGTGCCTCGGCACCGGCCGCGTGCCCTACACCGAGGGGCTCGATCTGGACAAGGTCGGCATCGAATGCGATGAGCACGGTTTCGTCCGGCGCAACCCGCAGCTGCAGACCTCACAGCCGCACATTTACGCCATCGGCGACGTCGCCAGCCCTGAGATGACCGCCAATCACGCCCTGTCCGACGCCACGGTGGCCGTCAACAACATCGTCGACGGCCGCGGCCAGGCACAGGACAGCGCCTGGGTGCCGCTCGCCGTGTACAGCGCGGTCGAGCTCGCACGTCTCGGCATGGACGAGGACGCCGCCGAGGACGAGGGCCTGGAACCCGCCGTCGGTTTCGCCGCCTTCGAAACCTCGCCGCGAGCCCTCGGCCAGGACGACACCGACGGCTTCGTGCGTCTCATCGGCGACATGGACAGCGGCGCCCTGCTCGGTGGGGAGATCGTCGGCAGCGAGGCCGGCGAGCTGATCCACCTGCTGTCGCTCGCGCCCGACCGCGACACCGCGCTGCGCTGGCTCGCCTCGGGCCGCTACAACCACCCGGCGCGCGCCGAGGAACTGGCCAACGCCACCGAGACCCTGGCCAGCAAATGGGGACTCGCGGATGCCATCCTGCGCTGA
- a CDS encoding AI-2E family transporter → MNDSAGMRGEVWLGLAVVLLASWLVYLLAPILTPFLVAALFAYLGDPLADRLERWRLPRTLAVVVVFVLMGGALLLALLLLVPVLENQLNVLVHALPGYVAWLNAHLLPWVQQHLGVDMSALNLQALPDLITAHWRQAGGIAARVVDTLSRSGLALLGWLANLLLIPVVGFYLLRDWDRLVAYLHELLPLRFRDTTVTLTREADERLGAFLRGQFAVMLALGTVYAVGLWLAGLKVGILIGIVAGLVSFVPYLGFAFGIVSAAIAMFFQTHELLALWPIVLVFGVGQILESAVFTPLLVGDRIGLHPVAVIFAVLAGGQLFGFVGVLLALPVAAVLAVLLRHAHRRYRNSRFFRRPRTDAGKFDG, encoded by the coding sequence TTGAACGACAGCGCGGGTATGCGGGGCGAGGTATGGCTGGGGCTGGCGGTCGTGCTGCTGGCCAGTTGGCTGGTCTATCTGTTGGCCCCGATTCTGACCCCATTCCTGGTGGCTGCGTTGTTTGCCTATCTCGGCGACCCATTGGCCGACCGCCTCGAGCGCTGGCGCTTGCCGCGTACGCTGGCCGTGGTCGTGGTCTTCGTGCTGATGGGGGGCGCGCTGCTGCTGGCGCTGCTGTTGCTGGTCCCGGTGCTGGAAAACCAGCTCAACGTGCTGGTGCACGCCTTGCCCGGCTATGTGGCTTGGCTGAACGCGCATCTGTTGCCCTGGGTGCAGCAGCATCTCGGCGTGGACATGAGCGCCCTCAATCTGCAGGCGCTGCCGGATCTGATCACCGCACACTGGCGGCAGGCGGGCGGCATCGCGGCTCGCGTGGTCGATACGCTCAGTCGGTCGGGCCTGGCGCTGCTCGGTTGGCTGGCCAACCTTTTGCTGATCCCGGTCGTGGGATTCTATCTGCTGCGGGACTGGGATCGCCTGGTGGCGTATCTGCACGAATTGCTGCCGCTGCGTTTTCGCGACACCACGGTCACGTTGACCCGTGAGGCGGACGAACGCCTCGGCGCATTCCTGCGCGGCCAGTTTGCGGTCATGCTGGCGCTGGGCACCGTCTATGCCGTGGGGCTGTGGCTGGCCGGTCTCAAGGTTGGCATCCTGATCGGCATCGTGGCCGGGTTGGTCAGTTTCGTGCCTTATCTCGGGTTTGCCTTCGGCATCGTGTCGGCCGCGATCGCGATGTTCTTTCAGACTCATGAACTGCTCGCCTTGTGGCCGATCGTACTGGTTTTCGGCGTCGGTCAGATTCTCGAAAGCGCCGTGTTCACGCCGTTACTGGTGGGCGATCGCATCGGTCTGCATCCAGTTGCGGTGATTTTCGCGGTCCTGGCGGGAGGACAGCTCTTCGGTTTCGTCGGCGTGCTGCTGGCGTTGCCGGTGGCGGCAGTGCTGGCCGTCCTGCTGCGGCATGCGCATCGCCGCTATCGCAACAGCCGGTTTTTCCGCAGGCCGCGCACGGATGCGGGCAAGTTCGATGGTTGA
- the purM gene encoding phosphoribosylformylglycinamidine cyclo-ligase has translation MTDKKTASQGLNYRDAGVDIDAGAALVERIKPLAAATRRPEVLAGLGGFGALFALPWERYREPVLVSGTDGVGTKLKLAQALNRHRHIGIDLVAMCVNDIVVQGAEPLFFLDYYATGHLNVPRAAEVVAGIADGCTQAGCALIGGETAEMPGMYQGEDYDLAGFAVGIVERARMLDGSRVTPGDAIIGLASSGPHSNGYSLIRRIVDASGADLSAPLGRRSLGEHLLEPTQIYVKPLLALIEALPVHALAHITGGGLTENVPRVLPAGTEAHIDPDAWTRPEIFGWLQAEGRVEETEMLRTFNCGVGMIVIVAEADAGAALAHCAQHGLEATVIGQIAATDADEPRTVYTRR, from the coding sequence ATGACCGACAAAAAAACCGCCTCACAAGGCCTGAACTACCGCGACGCGGGCGTGGATATTGACGCCGGCGCAGCGCTGGTGGAACGGATCAAACCGCTGGCCGCCGCCACGCGACGTCCCGAAGTGCTCGCAGGTCTCGGCGGGTTCGGCGCCCTGTTCGCCCTGCCCTGGGAGCGTTACCGCGAGCCGGTGCTGGTCTCCGGTACCGACGGCGTGGGCACCAAGCTCAAGCTGGCCCAGGCTCTGAATCGCCACCGGCATATCGGCATCGACCTCGTCGCCATGTGCGTCAACGACATCGTGGTGCAGGGTGCCGAACCGCTGTTCTTCCTCGACTACTACGCCACCGGCCATCTCAACGTGCCGCGCGCGGCCGAGGTGGTCGCAGGCATCGCCGATGGCTGCACTCAGGCCGGCTGTGCCCTGATCGGCGGCGAAACCGCCGAAATGCCCGGCATGTACCAAGGCGAGGATTACGACCTGGCCGGTTTCGCCGTCGGTATCGTCGAGCGCGCTCGGATGCTCGACGGCAGCCGCGTGACGCCCGGCGACGCGATCATAGGCCTAGCCTCTTCCGGCCCGCATTCCAACGGCTATTCGCTGATCCGGCGCATCGTCGACGCGAGCGGCGCCGATCTGAGCGCACCGCTTGGCCGGCGCAGCCTGGGTGAACACCTGCTCGAACCGACGCAAATCTACGTCAAGCCGCTGCTGGCGCTGATCGAGGCGCTGCCCGTGCACGCCCTCGCCCATATCACCGGCGGCGGGCTGACCGAAAACGTCCCGCGCGTTCTGCCTGCCGGCACCGAGGCGCACATCGATCCCGACGCCTGGACGCGCCCCGAAATATTCGGCTGGCTGCAGGCCGAGGGGCGTGTCGAAGAGACGGAGATGCTACGCACCTTCAACTGCGGTGTCGGCATGATCGTGATCGTGGCCGAGGCCGACGCTGGCGCGGCGCTCGCGCATTGCGCGCAGCACGGCCTCGAAGCCACGGTGATCGGCCAGATCGCGGCCACGGATGCGGACGAGCCGCGGACCGTCTACACGCGCCGATGA
- a CDS encoding DUF2066 domain-containing protein, protein MNFNRVRARALALGVCLLAWLAVMPPAAAVQVDGLYRATVPVTDRSEAVRATAFQQALSQVLVKVTGDAAAASSPALATALQQPSQYIQQYGYRQSTSSPGTPVALQLQVRFDPPAIDQLLSAAQLPLWGRERPLVVMWVGVDPAGAGRYIVAGDGDPAHADARGALQQAADARGLPVLFPLLDLQDQGAVRFSDLDGGFMDTVVAASARYEGNAVVAGVVRPSVGGQWRGQWWLVFRHQTDHWVTQGAGRDAALAAGVDGVADRLAALLAVGGGMQASQMADGAMRVEIAGVTQVSAYARIDHLLTRLAPIASAQMVAASGDRVTFSVTPRGSVDDVARNLALVSWLMPMSAPSPSVSSAVPGGMPVSGGLPAASSVAMPAEASVASPVPVPMPVKTLYFRYQP, encoded by the coding sequence ATGAATTTCAATCGGGTCCGTGCGCGGGCTCTGGCGCTCGGGGTATGTCTGCTCGCGTGGCTCGCGGTCATGCCGCCGGCTGCGGCCGTACAGGTCGATGGGCTTTACCGCGCAACGGTGCCGGTAACGGATCGTAGCGAAGCCGTCCGTGCGACAGCGTTCCAGCAGGCGCTGTCGCAGGTGTTGGTCAAGGTCACCGGCGACGCCGCTGCAGCATCCAGTCCGGCGCTCGCCACGGCCTTGCAACAGCCTTCCCAGTACATTCAGCAATACGGCTATCGGCAGAGCACGTCCTCGCCCGGCACACCGGTTGCCCTGCAGCTTCAGGTTCGCTTCGATCCGCCGGCCATCGACCAGTTGCTGAGCGCGGCACAGCTGCCGCTTTGGGGGCGCGAACGCCCGCTGGTCGTGATGTGGGTCGGCGTCGACCCGGCAGGTGCCGGCCGTTACATCGTTGCCGGCGACGGCGACCCGGCGCATGCAGACGCGCGCGGCGCCCTGCAGCAGGCGGCGGACGCGCGTGGTCTGCCGGTTCTGTTCCCGCTGCTTGACCTGCAGGATCAGGGTGCGGTGCGCTTCTCCGATTTGGATGGCGGCTTTATGGACACCGTGGTCGCGGCGTCGGCTCGCTACGAGGGCAATGCCGTGGTGGCAGGGGTCGTGCGCCCCTCGGTCGGCGGCCAATGGCGCGGGCAGTGGTGGCTGGTTTTCCGTCATCAAACGGATCACTGGGTCACCCAGGGGGCCGGCCGCGACGCGGCGCTCGCTGCGGGCGTGGACGGCGTGGCCGATCGTCTGGCCGCGCTGTTGGCGGTCGGCGGCGGCATGCAGGCCAGCCAGATGGCCGATGGCGCGATGCGGGTCGAAATCGCCGGCGTGACGCAGGTATCCGCCTATGCGCGCATCGATCATTTGCTCACGCGTCTCGCGCCCATCGCCTCGGCGCAGATGGTCGCCGCCAGCGGCGACCGCGTGACCTTCAGCGTGACCCCGCGAGGCAGCGTCGACGACGTGGCGCGCAATCTGGCGCTGGTCAGCTGGCTGATGCCCATGTCGGCGCCGTCGCCTTCCGTATCATCCGCCGTCCCGGGCGGGATGCCCGTGAGCGGCGGTCTGCCGGCCGCGAGCAGTGTGGCGATGCCGGCTGAGGCCAGTGTGGCATCGCCGGTGCCGGTCCCCATGCCCGTGAAAACCCTGTATTTCCGGTATCAGCCTTGA
- the ehuC gene encoding ectoine/hydroxyectoine ABC transporter permease subunit EhuC has translation MTFTQIALNVAQGLQMTVELTLLSSVLGVLIAFVFGTLKTVQWRPVRYFATAYVEIFRGTSLIVQLFWLYYALPLLGLSLSPFVAGIAALSLNIGAYGAEVVRGALQAVPRGQREAAIALGFTPAQRIYRIFYPQALPEMMPTFGNLAVQNLKDSSVVSLISLADLTYYANNLQNLTFETTRIYTVTLFAYFGLALLLSWAIRGLENRLRRWKTRK, from the coding sequence ATGACCTTTACGCAAATCGCCCTGAACGTCGCTCAGGGCCTCCAGATGACCGTGGAGCTGACGCTGCTCTCCTCGGTGCTGGGGGTCCTGATCGCCTTCGTCTTCGGCACGCTCAAGACCGTGCAGTGGCGGCCGGTGCGCTATTTCGCCACGGCCTACGTCGAGATATTTCGCGGCACCTCGCTGATCGTGCAGCTGTTCTGGCTGTACTACGCTCTGCCGCTGCTCGGGCTGTCGCTCTCGCCCTTCGTCGCCGGCATCGCGGCGCTATCGCTTAACATCGGCGCCTATGGGGCCGAGGTCGTGCGCGGCGCGCTCCAGGCCGTGCCCCGCGGACAACGCGAGGCGGCCATCGCCCTGGGTTTCACCCCGGCGCAACGCATCTACCGCATCTTCTACCCGCAGGCGCTGCCCGAGATGATGCCGACCTTCGGCAACCTCGCGGTACAGAACCTCAAGGACTCCTCGGTGGTGTCGCTGATCAGCCTCGCCGACCTCACCTACTACGCCAACAACCTGCAGAACCTGACCTTCGAGACCACGCGCATCTACACCGTGACCCTGTTCGCTTACTTCGGCCTCGCGCTGTTGCTGAGCTGGGCGATCCGCGGGCTCGAAAACCGCCTGCGCCGCTGGAAGACGAGGAAGTAA